A genomic window from Alkalihalobacillus sp. AL-G includes:
- the rpsS gene encoding 30S ribosomal protein S19 codes for MGRSLKKGPFVDDHLMKKVEALNESNDKKVIKTWSRRSTIFPDFIGHTIAVYDGRKHVPVYVSEDMVGHKLGEFAPSRTYKGHAADDKKTRR; via the coding sequence ATGGGCCGTAGTTTGAAAAAGGGACCTTTCGTAGATGATCACTTAATGAAAAAAGTAGAGGCGCTAAACGAAAGCAATGACAAGAAGGTTATCAAAACCTGGTCTCGTCGCTCTACTATTTTCCCGGATTTCATCGGACACACAATTGCCGTTTATGACGGACGCAAGCACGTGCCAGTGTATGTGTCAGAGGACATGGTCGGACACAAGCTTGGTGAATTTGCACCATCACGCACATACAAAGGTCACGCAGCTGATGATAAGAAAACAAGACGTTAA
- the rplV gene encoding 50S ribosomal protein L22: MEAKAVAKQIRIAPRKARLIVDLIRGKEVGEAIAILRHTPRAASPIVEKVLNSAIANAEHNYEMEPNNLVVKTAFVDEGVTLKRFRPRAMGRASRINKRTSHITIVVSEKKEG; the protein is encoded by the coding sequence ATGGAAGCTAAAGCTGTTGCAAAACAAATTCGAATTGCTCCTCGTAAAGCTCGCCTAATCGTCGATCTCATTCGAGGAAAGGAAGTTGGAGAAGCGATTGCGATTTTGCGTCATACACCAAGGGCAGCGTCTCCAATCGTTGAAAAAGTGCTTAATTCTGCGATCGCAAATGCAGAGCACAACTATGAAATGGAACCGAACAACCTTGTAGTAAAAACCGCATTCGTTGATGAAGGTGTTACGTTAAAACGTTTCCGCCCGAGAGCTATGGGTCGTGCAAGCCGCATCAACAAGCGCACAAGTCATATTACGATCGTAGTTTCAGAAAAGAAGGAGGGATAA
- the rplD gene encoding 50S ribosomal protein L4, which produces MPKVTLYNQTGSQVGDIELNDNVFGIEPNESVLYDAVVMQQASTRQGTHAVKNRSAVSGGGRKPWRQKGTGRARQGSIRSPQWVGGGVVFGPTPRSYSYKLPKKVRRLAIKSALSSKVQENSMVILEELKFDAPKTKEMTTVLANFSAVSKTLVVTADYNESAALSARNIPGVTVVTADGVNVVDVLNHDKVLMTKDAVEKVEEVLA; this is translated from the coding sequence GTGCCGAAAGTAACACTTTATAATCAAACTGGTTCCCAAGTTGGGGACATCGAATTAAATGATAACGTGTTTGGAATTGAGCCAAACGAAAGCGTGCTTTATGATGCAGTTGTGATGCAGCAAGCTTCAACTCGTCAAGGTACACATGCTGTAAAAAACCGTTCTGCGGTTAGCGGTGGAGGTCGTAAACCATGGCGTCAAAAGGGTACAGGACGTGCTCGCCAAGGTTCTATCCGCTCACCACAATGGGTAGGCGGTGGAGTTGTATTTGGTCCTACACCAAGAAGCTACAGCTACAAACTACCTAAAAAAGTTCGTCGTTTAGCAATCAAATCTGCGCTTTCATCAAAAGTGCAAGAAAACAGTATGGTCATTTTAGAAGAGCTTAAGTTCGACGCTCCAAAAACAAAAGAAATGACTACAGTACTAGCAAACTTCTCTGCGGTATCTAAAACGTTAGTCGTAACTGCTGATTACAACGAATCCGCAGCGCTATCTGCTCGCAACATTCCAGGAGTAACTGTAGTGACTGCAGACGGTGTAAACGTGGTGGACGTATTAAACCACGATAAAGTATTGATGACGAAGGATGCTGTAGAAAAGGTAGAGGAGGTGCTCGCGTAA
- the rplB gene encoding 50S ribosomal protein L2, whose product MAIKKFKPTTNGRRNMTASDFSELTTDQPEKSLLAPLSKKAGRNNHGRITTRHQGGGHKRKYRIIDFKRDKDGIPGRVATIEYDPNRSANIALIHYADGEKRYILATKGMKVGQEIMSGSDADIKPGNALPLADIPVGTTIHNIELKPGRGGQLVRSAGAEAQLLGKEERYALVRLRSGETRMILITCRATIGQVGNLEHELINIGKAGRSRWLGKRPTVRGSVMNPNDHPHGGGEGRAPIGRKSPMSPWGKPTLGYKTRKKNKPSDKYIVRRRRKK is encoded by the coding sequence ATGGCTATCAAAAAGTTTAAGCCAACAACAAACGGTCGCCGTAACATGACGGCATCTGATTTTAGTGAATTGACTACAGATCAACCCGAAAAGTCGTTGTTAGCTCCGTTAAGCAAAAAAGCGGGACGTAACAACCACGGACGAATTACTACTCGCCATCAAGGTGGTGGGCACAAGCGTAAGTATCGTATTATCGACTTTAAACGTGATAAAGATGGAATACCAGGACGCGTTGCTACAATCGAATATGATCCGAACCGTTCTGCAAACATCGCACTAATCCATTATGCTGATGGGGAAAAGCGTTACATCCTAGCTACTAAAGGAATGAAGGTCGGGCAAGAAATCATGTCTGGATCTGATGCTGATATTAAGCCAGGAAACGCACTACCACTAGCGGATATCCCGGTAGGTACTACCATTCATAATATTGAATTAAAACCTGGACGAGGTGGACAACTCGTACGTTCTGCGGGTGCTGAAGCACAATTGCTTGGTAAAGAAGAACGTTACGCGCTTGTACGTCTACGCTCTGGTGAAACTCGTATGATTTTGATCACTTGCCGTGCGACAATCGGTCAAGTAGGTAACCTTGAGCATGAGCTTATCAACATTGGTAAAGCAGGACGTTCACGCTGGTTAGGCAAGCGCCCAACTGTTCGTGGATCTGTTATGAACCCTAACGATCACCCACACGGTGGTGGTGAAGGACGTGCGCCAATCGGACGTAAGTCACCAATGTCTCCATGGGGTAAACCAACACTTGGATACAAAACTCGTAAGAAGAATAAGCCAAGTGACAAGTATATCGTTCGACGTCGTCGTAAAAAATAA
- the rpsC gene encoding 30S ribosomal protein S3, translated as MGQKVNPIGLRVGVIRDWESKWYADKDYANLLHEDIKIREYIEKRLKDAAVSTVEIERAANRVNITVKTAKPGMVIGKGGSEVEALRKSLNDITGKRVHVNIFEVKQADLNAKLVAENIARQLENRIAFRRAMKQTIQRAMRAGAKGIKTEVSGRLNGADIARSESYSEGTVPLHTLRADIDYGTAEADTTYGKLGVKVWIYRGEVLPTKGTKQGEGGK; from the coding sequence GTGGGTCAAAAAGTAAATCCAATAGGACTTCGTGTCGGCGTCATCCGTGACTGGGAATCCAAATGGTACGCAGACAAAGATTACGCAAATCTACTACATGAAGACATCAAAATTCGTGAATATATTGAAAAGCGTTTGAAGGATGCTGCTGTATCTACAGTTGAAATCGAACGTGCAGCCAATCGAGTGAACATTACAGTTAAAACAGCTAAGCCTGGTATGGTCATCGGTAAAGGTGGATCTGAAGTCGAAGCACTTCGTAAATCCCTGAACGATATAACAGGTAAGCGAGTACACGTAAATATTTTTGAAGTTAAGCAAGCAGATCTTAATGCTAAGCTTGTTGCTGAAAATATTGCACGCCAGCTTGAGAATCGTATTGCATTCCGTCGTGCGATGAAACAAACAATCCAACGTGCAATGCGCGCGGGTGCAAAAGGAATTAAAACGGAAGTATCCGGACGACTTAACGGTGCAGATATTGCTCGTTCAGAATCGTACAGTGAAGGAACTGTTCCACTTCACACACTTCGTGCAGATATCGATTATGGAACTGCAGAAGCAGACACTACTTACGGTAAGTTAGGTGTTAAAGTGTGGATCTATCGTGGTGAAGTCCTTCCGACGAAAGGAACGAAACAAGGGGAAGGAGGAAAATAA
- the rplW gene encoding 50S ribosomal protein L23, translating to MADAREIIKRPVITERSTEIMGDLKYTFEVDPRATKTQIKSAIEEIFGVKVENVNTQNYKGKKKRVGRYFGYTAKRKKAIVQLTSDSKELDFFEGV from the coding sequence ATGGCAGACGCTCGTGAAATCATTAAGCGCCCCGTTATTACTGAACGTTCTACAGAGATCATGGGTGACTTGAAGTACACATTTGAGGTAGATCCTCGTGCTACTAAAACTCAGATCAAAAGTGCAATCGAAGAAATTTTCGGCGTAAAAGTTGAAAATGTTAACACGCAAAATTATAAAGGAAAGAAGAAACGTGTAGGTCGTTACTTCGGATACACTGCTAAGCGTAAAAAAGCTATCGTGCAGTTAACTTCTGATAGTAAAGAACTCGATTTCTTCGAAGGGGTATAA